AGCCCCGAAGTCGCTTGTGAAGTCCATTTAAACAAGGAGATTCTAAATGAATTTCAAAAAACTGCTTAAAGTTGCTGTAGCCGTCGCTCTCGCGTTCAGCACATCCACCTTTGCCGCTAAAAAAGACAATGTTGTAAAGATTGCCTACTTTACTGGCGCTCTTTGCGAAGCCCCCTTCCAGATTGCCATGCTTAAAGGGTACTTCAAGGAAGAATTTGCAAAAATCGGCCAGAAGTTCGAAATGGTCCGCGTGGGCGAAAATACCACTTTGAACGAACTCGTCGTGACTGGCAAGGCTGATGCGGGCTTCGACTTGCTTGCCACCCGTCTCCAGCCGATTGAAAATGGCCTCCCGATTACCTTTGTGACGGGGCTTCATACCGGTTGCACCAAGTTCTACGTGAAGAAAGGCTCGTCTATCAATAGTGTCAAGGACTCCAAAGGCAAAAAGATTGGTGTCGTTGGCCTTACGGACAGTTCCGTGATGCAGTACCGCCGCCGCCTCCGCGACGCGGGCATCATCTCCGAAGGTGCCGAAGCTGAAGTCGAGTTCGTTGTTTACACCGCTAACGACTTGCCGATCGCTCTCGAAAAAGGCGCAGTCGATATCATCGGCCTCCATGACCCGATTGCTGCGACTGCCGAAGAACAGTACGGCTTCAAGAAGATTCTCGATACCACCACCGACGAAAAGTTGGGACTTGAATACTGCTGCCAGGCTTTCGTGACCCTGAAGCTCCTCAAGAAGAACCCGAAGGCTGCCGCCGCTATCCGCATTGCCGCTCAGCGTGGCGCTGCATACGTGGCCGCAGAACCGCGCAAGGTTGCCCAGCTCCAGATCGACAACGAAATTGTTGCTGGCAAGGTCGATTTCAACGCCAAGCTTCTCGAATCCTATAACTTTGTGCCGTCGGCCGCTCTCGGGCTCGAGACATTCAAGAAGGTCGCTCGCGAATTGCAGGCTACAGGCGTTCTCAAGAAGAAGACCAACATCGAAAAGTTCATCAAGGACCATTACGTGAACTTTGAAGATTACGGTATCAAGCTGCCTGACGGTTATGTTTATGACCCCAAGACCGAGCAGTTTACCGAGGTTTGGGAAGTCCCCGATCCATCTATTCTCAGACGGAAGATGTAGTCTCCATACAGCCTCCATCGAGTCCGTACTCCCTCTTAGGGGAGGGGGTACGGTTTAACTTTTTCACCTAACTGGAGAATAACGTGAAAACA
This sequence is a window from Fibrobacter sp. UBA4297. Protein-coding genes within it:
- a CDS encoding ABC transporter substrate-binding protein; the encoded protein is MNFKKLLKVAVAVALAFSTSTFAAKKDNVVKIAYFTGALCEAPFQIAMLKGYFKEEFAKIGQKFEMVRVGENTTLNELVVTGKADAGFDLLATRLQPIENGLPITFVTGLHTGCTKFYVKKGSSINSVKDSKGKKIGVVGLTDSSVMQYRRRLRDAGIISEGAEAEVEFVVYTANDLPIALEKGAVDIIGLHDPIAATAEEQYGFKKILDTTTDEKLGLEYCCQAFVTLKLLKKNPKAAAAIRIAAQRGAAYVAAEPRKVAQLQIDNEIVAGKVDFNAKLLESYNFVPSAALGLETFKKVARELQATGVLKKKTNIEKFIKDHYVNFEDYGIKLPDGYVYDPKTEQFTEVWEVPDPSILRRKM